Proteins found in one Synergistes jonesii genomic segment:
- the rsxA gene encoding electron transport complex subunit RsxA, whose product MFLKLAALFISALIVHNILLSRFLGCCPFLGVSNKLETAKGMGIAVIFVTTFAAIMTWLAYTFILVPMGLEYLYTLAFILIIAALVQFVEIVLKKVMPGLYRSLGIFLPLITTNCAVLGVAVINMNEKYGLIESIVNAVGASAGFLLAITLMAGIRERIEMSAEMPRALRGLPIALITAGLMSVAFMGFNGLIK is encoded by the coding sequence ATGTTCCTCAAGTTGGCGGCGCTCTTCATAAGCGCGCTGATAGTGCACAACATACTGCTCTCGCGCTTCCTCGGCTGCTGTCCCTTCCTCGGCGTCTCCAACAAGCTTGAGACGGCGAAAGGCATGGGGATCGCGGTCATCTTCGTGACGACCTTCGCCGCGATAATGACGTGGCTCGCCTACACGTTCATCCTCGTACCGATGGGGCTCGAATACCTCTACACGCTGGCGTTCATCCTCATCATCGCGGCGCTCGTTCAATTCGTCGAAATAGTGCTCAAGAAGGTTATGCCCGGACTTTACAGGTCGCTCGGCATATTCCTGCCGCTCATCACGACGAACTGCGCGGTGCTCGGCGTCGCCGTCATCAACATGAACGAGAAATACGGGCTTATCGAGTCGATAGTCAACGCCGTCGGCGCGTCGGCGGGCTTCCTGCTCGCAATCACGCTGATGGCCGGCATACGCGAGCGCATCGAAATGAGCGCCGAGATGCCGCGCGCGCTTCGCGGCCTTCCGATAGCTCTGATAACGGCCGGGCTCATGTCGGTAGCGTTCATGGGCTTCAACGGGCTCATTAAATAG
- the rsxE gene encoding electron transport complex subunit RsxE has protein sequence MQNPLKLIKNGVITENPTFGLVLGMCPTLAVTTSAENGIGMGLAATAVLMGSNVAVSAIRKFIPDEIRIPAFIVVIAGFVTVVQLLISGYAPALNKSLGIFIPLIVVNCIILARAEAFAFKNGVLDSLFDGVGMGLGFTLSLTVIGAIRELLGNGTVFGTTILPPTFYQPALLVILAPGGFITLGILMGLFRNYQMKKNAAAAGGAPEAAVDGWKELDACGGCALKNLCGGGNAAVVCAKAQPAREEKEAGK, from the coding sequence ATGCAGAATCCTCTCAAACTGATCAAAAATGGAGTAATCACCGAGAACCCGACCTTCGGCCTGGTGCTCGGCATGTGCCCGACCCTCGCGGTCACTACGAGCGCCGAGAACGGCATAGGGATGGGGCTCGCGGCGACGGCGGTGCTTATGGGCTCGAACGTGGCCGTCTCCGCGATACGCAAATTCATCCCGGACGAGATACGCATCCCGGCGTTCATCGTCGTGATAGCGGGCTTCGTCACGGTCGTACAGCTGCTGATATCGGGCTACGCGCCGGCGCTGAATAAATCGCTGGGGATATTCATACCGCTCATCGTCGTCAACTGCATAATCCTCGCGCGCGCGGAGGCTTTCGCGTTCAAGAACGGCGTTCTCGACTCGCTCTTCGACGGCGTCGGCATGGGGCTCGGCTTCACGCTCTCGCTGACGGTCATCGGCGCTATCCGCGAACTGCTCGGCAACGGCACGGTCTTCGGAACGACGATCCTTCCCCCGACCTTCTACCAGCCGGCGCTGCTCGTGATACTCGCGCCCGGCGGCTTCATCACGCTGGGCATATTGATGGGGCTCTTCCGCAACTATCAGATGAAGAAAAACGCCGCGGCCGCCGGCGGAGCGCCGGAAGCCGCGGTCGACGGCTGGAAGGAGCTCGACGCGTGCGGCGGCTGCGCGCTGAAAAACCTCTGCGGCGGCGGCAACGCGGCGGTAGTCTGCGCGAAGGCGCAGCCCGCGCGGGAAGAGAAGGAGGCTGGTAAGTAA
- a CDS encoding RnfABCDGE type electron transport complex subunit G, which yields MGKILRLGLVLFIITAVTGVILGAVHTLTLEPIRWAQGREKNEALAATLPGAEDFKAIEPKGGAGSIAEIYEGSRGGDVMGYNFTVMPKGYGGLITFIVGIANDGHVKDIKILAHSETPGLGAKAGNPEFSGQFKDKPAAALRVTKTPPARDGDIQAISGATITSTAVTTGVNDAISYWKSNFAGAARRAD from the coding sequence ATGGGTAAGATCCTCAGATTAGGACTGGTGCTATTTATCATCACAGCCGTAACCGGCGTGATTCTCGGCGCGGTCCACACCTTAACGCTCGAGCCCATACGCTGGGCCCAGGGACGCGAGAAAAACGAAGCTCTTGCGGCGACGCTGCCGGGGGCGGAGGACTTCAAGGCGATAGAGCCGAAGGGCGGAGCCGGAAGCATCGCCGAGATATACGAAGGCAGCAGAGGCGGCGACGTCATGGGCTACAACTTCACGGTAATGCCGAAGGGCTACGGCGGGCTTATCACCTTCATCGTCGGAATAGCGAACGACGGGCATGTGAAGGACATAAAGATCTTAGCGCACAGCGAGACGCCGGGGCTCGGCGCCAAAGCCGGAAATCCCGAATTCTCCGGGCAGTTCAAGGATAAGCCCGCCGCCGCGCTGCGCGTGACCAAGACGCCGCCCGCGCGCGACGGCGACATCCAGGCGATCTCCGGCGCCACCATCACTTCCACAGCCGTAACGACCGGCGTGAACGACGCGATTTCGTACTGGAAGTCGAACTTCGCCGGCGCCGCGCGGCGGGCGGACTAG